The proteins below are encoded in one region of Sulfolobus islandicus Y.N.15.51:
- a CDS encoding amidohydrolase family protein produces the protein MIKVIDAHVHYHIYARKIPEHCKEFLENVEETSITLKNEFVEIEKILLVPSHPCHSDDCYDGFYIDYEERKRNPDLYLQWGEVNPWRCDVRRELDKQYSLGIIGIKLHPVHHAFKPNAYREEEGGLKQLLYVYEFAEDHDLPILIHTGTSIGVESRNKYADPIYADDVAKDFPKLRIILAHSGRPLWYNTAFHMARFTRNVFLEISSIPPKNILKVLPRLHEISDKIIYGSDFPAFKGQDLAEYAYQVYDVLKDEKIMRDNAKRILKIS, from the coding sequence ATGATAAAAGTTATTGATGCTCATGTTCATTATCACATATATGCTAGAAAAATTCCTGAACACTGCAAGGAATTCTTAGAGAATGTTGAGGAAACAAGTATAACTTTAAAGAATGAGTTTGTCGAAATTGAAAAAATCCTTCTTGTTCCCTCACATCCATGCCATAGTGATGACTGTTATGATGGTTTCTATATCGATTACGAGGAGAGAAAGAGAAATCCAGATCTTTATCTGCAATGGGGAGAAGTAAACCCGTGGAGATGTGATGTTAGGAGAGAGTTAGATAAACAGTATTCGTTAGGTATTATAGGAATTAAGCTACACCCCGTACATCATGCGTTCAAGCCTAATGCGTATAGAGAAGAGGAAGGAGGACTAAAGCAACTACTTTACGTATATGAATTCGCTGAAGATCACGATTTACCTATCCTAATTCACACTGGAACAAGTATAGGAGTGGAAAGTAGAAATAAATATGCTGATCCGATTTACGCCGATGACGTTGCTAAGGATTTCCCGAAACTTAGGATAATCCTAGCACATTCAGGGAGACCACTATGGTACAATACTGCATTCCACATGGCTCGTTTTACACGAAACGTGTTCCTAGAGATCTCGTCTATTCCCCCTAAGAACATATTGAAAGTATTACCTAGATTGCACGAAATTTCAGATAAGATAATTTACGGAAGTGATTTCCCAGCATTTAAGGGGCAAGATTTAGCTGAATACGCCTATCAAGTATATGATGTTTTAAAGGATGAGAAGATAATGAGAGATAACGCTAAAAGGATATTAAAAATTAGTTGA
- a CDS encoding DUF488 domain-containing protein, with protein MLFTIGHSNRSLEDFMEILRKYNVEILIDVRRWPKSSRYPHFNKENLKKALEQSGIEYLWKEQLGGYRKIGKDVEDIDIGKCFKSEGFRAYAIYILTNERVMEALEDIRRINKIKMIMCSEKFPWNCHRKIISDWFLTRGDEVVHLIEKESTIKHKLTTCAEIVKNNLNYK; from the coding sequence ATGTTGTTTACTATTGGTCATTCAAATAGAAGCTTAGAAGATTTTATGGAAATATTAAGGAAGTATAACGTGGAAATATTAATAGATGTAAGGAGATGGCCTAAAAGTTCTAGATATCCACACTTTAACAAGGAGAATCTCAAAAAGGCTTTAGAACAAAGTGGTATAGAATATTTATGGAAGGAACAGTTAGGAGGATATAGGAAAATCGGAAAAGACGTTGAAGACATAGATATTGGTAAATGCTTTAAGAGCGAGGGTTTTAGAGCTTATGCAATTTACATTCTAACTAACGAAAGGGTTATGGAGGCATTAGAGGATATTAGGAGAATTAATAAGATAAAGATGATCATGTGCTCTGAGAAGTTTCCTTGGAATTGTCATAGAAAGATAATTTCTGACTGGTTTTTAACTAGGGGAGATGAAGTAGTACACTTAATAGAAAAGGAAAGCACTATCAAACATAAACTCACTACATGCGCAGAAATTGTGAAAAATAATTTAAACTATAAATAA
- a CDS encoding phytoene desaturase family protein translates to MKYDVIIIGAGHNGLVSSIYLAQKGLKVLVIEARNRPGGMGDTEEYKGVKYSRASYVLGLFPKRIQEELGVVFPTVDSDVADVFVTEDGKVVNIWRNKEKRLEEFKRLGQTKYPKMEELLFKIKEKIEKEMQYVTKPPSFEDFMKAVERTELEIFTQPSRKFLNEYLDKEFQPYFSYGFMYDLPAYVLAYYFSLDWKIVRGGMGKVGEILMNRAKQLGVDFIFNTKVNEIIIKDNVATGVRTNADKIIESKIVINAVSPVLLNKLTNGLLKVYHPEFRPGWKRDTLILRELPNLPDYVRNHPDTLFTLPIGEVTIPSTVDNSLGGHVMTIMGSYEEAKEFFPDLEKKVVHVDRLDAYKLEREYNAPFGDMNHMPMYTEYLFDGRPVKGWGYTTPVKNLYVTGSGTYPGGQVTGVPGRNAAMKIITDLGI, encoded by the coding sequence ATGAAATATGATGTAATAATTATTGGTGCTGGCCATAACGGTCTAGTTTCCTCAATATATTTGGCTCAAAAAGGGCTTAAGGTATTAGTTATTGAGGCCAGAAATAGGCCCGGTGGAATGGGCGACACTGAAGAATATAAGGGAGTAAAATATAGCAGGGCGTCATACGTATTAGGTCTATTTCCTAAAAGAATTCAAGAGGAATTGGGGGTAGTTTTTCCTACAGTTGACTCAGATGTTGCTGACGTTTTCGTCACTGAAGATGGAAAGGTTGTGAATATATGGAGAAATAAGGAGAAAAGACTTGAGGAGTTTAAGCGACTAGGTCAAACCAAATACCCTAAAATGGAGGAATTATTGTTCAAGATTAAGGAGAAGATTGAAAAGGAAATGCAATACGTTACCAAACCACCTTCCTTTGAGGATTTTATGAAGGCAGTAGAAAGAACTGAACTTGAGATATTTACACAACCATCTAGAAAGTTCCTAAATGAATATCTAGATAAGGAATTTCAACCTTATTTCTCATACGGATTTATGTACGATTTACCAGCATATGTTCTGGCATATTACTTTAGCCTAGACTGGAAGATAGTGAGGGGAGGAATGGGAAAAGTAGGAGAAATATTAATGAATAGAGCTAAACAATTGGGTGTTGACTTTATATTCAATACAAAGGTGAATGAGATAATCATAAAGGATAACGTAGCAACTGGTGTGAGAACCAATGCTGACAAAATTATTGAGAGTAAAATAGTTATTAATGCTGTAAGTCCAGTTTTACTGAACAAGTTGACCAACGGATTACTGAAAGTTTATCATCCGGAGTTCAGGCCTGGTTGGAAGAGGGATACTTTAATATTGAGGGAATTACCAAATCTACCGGATTACGTGAGAAATCATCCGGATACGTTATTTACGCTACCAATAGGTGAAGTTACTATTCCTTCAACTGTTGATAATAGCCTAGGAGGTCATGTAATGACAATTATGGGTAGTTATGAAGAGGCTAAAGAGTTCTTCCCAGACTTGGAAAAGAAGGTGGTCCATGTTGATAGATTAGATGCTTATAAACTTGAGAGAGAATACAATGCCCCCTTCGGAGATATGAATCATATGCCCATGTATACTGAATACTTGTTCGACGGTAGACCAGTTAAAGGTTGGGGATACACTACTCCAGTTAAGAACTTGTACGTAACTGGTTCTGGAACTTACCCAGGAGGACAAGTTACTGGAGTACCTGGAAGAAACGCTGCAATGAAGATTATAACTGATTTAGGTATCTAA
- a CDS encoding CHAD domain-containing protein — protein sequence MSVSRVENYLNLQLKKALQINGIGVEEIHDIRVAVRKYFDVLYALYPVYENVECLFLAKEVISKLGKVRDMDICEIINEERNRLAIRAVKEVRGLKICFVNNKIYGARLVIYNRILTSLHQIQDVTDFHELRKSVRVTRNLVEALGYDTTEIKAFAKKMGDIRDEILKMRCRGVTPADINVNQFKEEAKRVILKIIASQDEFHHFKLKDRY from the coding sequence TTGTCAGTATCACGAGTTGAGAATTACCTTAATCTACAGTTGAAAAAGGCCTTGCAAATAAATGGTATTGGCGTTGAGGAAATTCACGATATTAGGGTGGCGGTGAGAAAGTATTTCGATGTACTATATGCTCTTTATCCAGTATACGAAAACGTGGAGTGTCTATTCTTAGCGAAAGAGGTAATTAGCAAATTAGGAAAGGTCAGAGACATGGATATCTGCGAAATAATTAATGAAGAAAGAAATAGACTAGCCATTAGGGCTGTAAAGGAAGTTAGAGGACTTAAAATTTGCTTTGTCAATAATAAGATATATGGTGCCAGACTAGTCATATATAATAGAATTCTCACCTCTCTACATCAAATACAAGACGTGACAGATTTTCATGAATTAAGGAAAAGCGTAAGAGTGACTAGGAATCTAGTTGAGGCTCTTGGTTACGACACCACGGAAATTAAGGCTTTTGCCAAGAAAATGGGGGATATAAGAGATGAGATACTAAAAATGAGATGTAGAGGAGTAACTCCTGCAGATATAAACGTAAATCAGTTCAAGGAAGAAGCTAAGAGGGTAATACTAAAGATCATAGCGTCTCAAGACGAGTTTCATCATTTCAAACTCAAAGATAGATATTAA